Proteins from one Candidatus Zixiibacteriota bacterium genomic window:
- the galT gene encoding galactose-1-phosphate uridylyltransferase, which yields MPELRKDPVSGRWVIISTERGKRPSDFATPPKTREPKMCPFCPGSEHLTPPEVFAVRPTATSPNTPGWELRVISNKYPALKIEGGLNREAEGMFDKMNGVGAHEVIIETPHHHLDLADLSPHEIEMVIDAFRLRMNDLRNDFRFRYVMLFKNQGEMAGASLEHAHSQLIATPIIPKRVLEELKGAKTYYDFKERCIFCDIIRQELSQGIRVVDQNEEMVSIQPFAPRFPFETWILPKKHATHFDKSSDKAYAGLAAILKDTLLRLKIALKDPPYNLVIHSGPLIDGYEREYHWHVEIFPKLTKIAGFEWGTGFYINPTPPEAAADYLNEIDVNAVLTSTQTT from the coding sequence ATGCCTGAACTAAGAAAAGATCCTGTAAGTGGGCGCTGGGTGATAATTTCCACTGAGCGTGGCAAGCGTCCGTCAGATTTTGCGACACCGCCGAAGACTCGCGAACCGAAGATGTGTCCTTTTTGTCCCGGATCGGAGCATCTGACTCCTCCGGAGGTGTTTGCGGTCAGGCCGACTGCGACAAGTCCAAATACTCCAGGATGGGAATTGCGGGTGATCTCCAATAAATATCCCGCTCTTAAGATTGAGGGTGGCCTCAATCGAGAAGCGGAGGGCATGTTCGACAAGATGAACGGCGTCGGCGCTCACGAAGTGATCATTGAAACTCCGCACCATCATCTTGATCTGGCTGATCTGAGTCCCCATGAGATCGAAATGGTGATAGATGCATTTCGCCTGCGAATGAATGACCTGCGCAATGATTTCAGATTTAGATATGTAATGCTGTTCAAGAATCAGGGCGAGATGGCCGGAGCGTCACTCGAGCACGCTCACAGTCAATTGATTGCGACTCCGATTATACCCAAGCGTGTGCTTGAGGAACTCAAGGGCGCTAAGACCTATTACGATTTCAAAGAGCGTTGCATTTTTTGCGACATAATCAGGCAGGAGCTTTCGCAGGGAATTCGAGTTGTCGATCAGAATGAGGAGATGGTGTCTATCCAGCCATTCGCGCCTCGCTTTCCATTCGAGACCTGGATTCTTCCCAAGAAGCATGCAACTCATTTCGACAAATCGAGTGATAAGGCATATGCCGGACTAGCGGCAATCCTGAAGGATACACTGCTGCGACTCAAGATCGCTCTCAAAGATCCTCCGTACAATCTCGTCATCCATTCCGGTCCGCTCATCGACGGCTACGAACGCGAGTACCACTGGCATGTGGAGATCTTCCCGAAACTGACCAAAATTGCCGGATTCGAATGGGGTACGGGATTCTATATCAACCCGACACCTCCAGAGGCTGCGGCTGACTATCTTAATGAAATCGATGTCAACGCGGTACTGACGTCGACACAGACGACATAG